One Vallitalea pronyensis genomic region harbors:
- a CDS encoding ATP-dependent helicase codes for MGFALNDNQHLAVSHHQGPMMVLAGPGSGKTMVITHRIAYLIEQCGVKPEHILVITFTKAAALEMEKRFEQISDSRHGQTVNFGTFHAIFFRILQSYYDLQINQLLMDDRKLEVFRDIVRKLHIEYADENEFIADVISEISLMKSELIQIKYYNPTSCSTDIFKKIYGLYEAFKREKKMIDFDDMLVKCYALLKQNKEVLTYWQSRFRYVLIDEFQDINRVQYATTQMLVSPENNLFVVGDDDQSIYSFRGAKPEFLLSFPKDYEQAPCIVLNTNYRSTKHIVQSSKQVIMENKKRYMKDMVTHNNLGKHPIVVEAKDSHDEAKQMVHHLLALKKKHQIPLSEIAIIYRTNIQSRAIIDIFLDMHIPFIVRDKAALLFDHWVARDIMAYLRLTCNIKDGEALLRIVNKPKRYVSKAAIAMIKKEYDDVLGGLYQYYQDKQWMIDRIEEMQYHLQCMRKRSTSEMIEYIRKAIGYDQYLQDYAAYRKISVDGLYEILGELSESARLFEQVDAWFAHIEAYREKMEESNKMDLSKDAVTLTTMHASKGLEYRVVWIIGAVEGLLPHQKSNRDKDIEEERRLFYVGMTRAKEYLYISYVNERYHESTKPSRFLTQLCTYLMGDLKVNGTIQHKKFGKGIVLAMDEDTVVVQFKKSKVTLNVKHCMENQLLKVAGEN; via the coding sequence ATGGGTTTTGCATTAAATGATAACCAACATTTAGCCGTTTCACATCATCAGGGTCCTATGATGGTATTAGCTGGACCAGGTTCTGGTAAAACAATGGTTATTACCCATAGAATTGCTTATCTTATTGAGCAATGTGGCGTTAAGCCCGAACATATACTTGTCATAACTTTCACAAAAGCAGCAGCTCTTGAAATGGAAAAGCGCTTTGAGCAAATATCAGACAGCAGGCATGGACAAACGGTCAATTTTGGGACTTTTCATGCCATATTTTTTCGTATTTTACAAAGTTATTATGACCTTCAAATTAACCAGTTATTGATGGATGACCGGAAGCTAGAAGTTTTTCGTGATATTGTCAGAAAACTTCATATCGAGTATGCAGATGAGAACGAATTTATCGCAGATGTGATAAGTGAAATATCGTTAATGAAAAGCGAATTGATACAGATTAAATATTATAACCCAACATCATGTTCAACGGACATATTCAAAAAAATCTATGGTTTGTATGAAGCCTTTAAACGGGAAAAGAAGATGATTGATTTTGATGATATGCTGGTGAAATGTTATGCCTTGTTAAAGCAAAACAAGGAAGTCCTTACCTATTGGCAGTCACGTTTTCGGTATGTTTTAATTGATGAGTTTCAAGACATTAATCGGGTCCAGTATGCCACCACTCAGATGCTTGTGTCTCCAGAGAATAACCTCTTTGTTGTAGGCGATGATGATCAATCCATTTATAGTTTTCGTGGGGCTAAGCCAGAATTTTTACTGAGTTTTCCAAAGGATTATGAGCAAGCACCATGTATCGTTCTGAATACAAATTACCGTTCCACAAAACATATTGTTCAGTCAAGTAAACAGGTTATCATGGAAAATAAAAAAAGATACATGAAGGACATGGTCACCCATAACAATTTGGGAAAACATCCTATTGTTGTAGAAGCAAAAGATAGCCATGATGAAGCCAAACAAATGGTTCATCATCTATTAGCCCTTAAGAAAAAACATCAGATACCCTTATCAGAAATAGCCATCATCTACCGCACAAACATCCAGTCAAGAGCTATTATCGATATTTTCTTAGATATGCATATTCCTTTTATTGTACGGGATAAAGCTGCTCTGTTGTTTGACCATTGGGTAGCAAGAGATATCATGGCCTATCTACGACTTACATGCAACATCAAAGACGGTGAAGCTCTACTGCGCATTGTGAATAAGCCAAAGCGCTATGTGTCCAAAGCTGCAATAGCTATGATAAAGAAAGAATACGATGATGTCTTGGGTGGACTTTATCAGTATTATCAAGATAAACAGTGGATGATTGATCGCATAGAAGAAATGCAATATCATCTACAATGTATGAGAAAAAGGTCCACATCAGAAATGATTGAATATATACGTAAGGCTATTGGTTATGACCAATACCTGCAAGATTATGCTGCTTATCGCAAAATCAGTGTGGATGGCTTGTACGAAATCCTTGGAGAATTAAGTGAAAGCGCTCGACTTTTTGAGCAGGTTGACGCATGGTTTGCACACATTGAAGCCTATCGTGAGAAAATGGAAGAAAGCAATAAGATGGACTTGAGCAAGGATGCTGTAACACTCACGACCATGCATGCATCAAAAGGTCTAGAGTATAGGGTTGTATGGATTATTGGTGCAGTTGAGGGGCTTTTACCCCATCAAAAATCCAATCGTGATAAAGATATTGAAGAAGAGAGAAGATTATTTTACGTAGGTATGACACGTGCTAAAGAATACCTCTATATTTCCTACGTGAATGAACGTTACCATGAGTCTACGAAACCATCAAGGTTTTTAACTCAGTTGTGTACCTATTTAATGGGAGATTTAAAAGTTAATGGTACGATCCAACATAAAAAGTTTGGTAAAGGTATCGTGTTAGCAATGGATGAGGATACTGTTGTGGTCCAATTTAAAAAATCAAAGGTTACATTAAATGTGAAACATTGTATGGAGAATCAATTACTTAAGGTAGCAGGAGAAAACTAA
- a CDS encoding HD domain-containing phosphohydrolase has protein sequence MMNINLNELLLSLSYTLDFVEMDVLGVTSNHSKRVAYIANRLALFLGSHPEERYDLVACAILHDNGVTKYMLEMAARAKKHKKKFVLENVKEHCTIGQKNIENYPFLTDVRDVIKYHHEAYDGSGFFGVKGMEIPMMSQLIFFGDYLDNKFNFKLIHYNKIKQVEQFIQEQANKLFAPEIVEAFMQVSQQSSFWLDLSDNFIEYAIKYTLPEIKREVTWCELQQITEIFSRIIDNKSEFTLRHSHDLANKVEKMARYYKKDEIEVLQLKIAANLHDLGKLAISNEILDKPDRLKEDELYLIRQHTYFSRICLSQIEGFEELTEWACNHHEKLDGSGYPFGLKKDALDFNSRLIMCLDIYQALMEERPYREGLSHEKGMSILRDMVDAQLIDGGIVEDVHDVFKSS, from the coding sequence ATGATGAATATAAACTTAAATGAATTGCTGCTATCCTTATCTTATACACTGGATTTTGTCGAAATGGACGTGTTAGGGGTTACCTCTAATCATTCTAAGCGCGTAGCCTATATTGCTAATCGATTGGCTTTGTTTCTTGGTTCGCATCCAGAAGAACGCTATGATTTGGTTGCATGTGCCATACTTCATGATAACGGCGTTACCAAATACATGCTGGAGATGGCGGCTCGGGCTAAAAAACATAAGAAAAAATTTGTTCTAGAAAATGTAAAAGAGCACTGTACCATTGGACAAAAAAACATTGAAAACTACCCTTTTCTCACAGATGTAAGGGATGTTATTAAATATCACCACGAAGCTTATGACGGCTCAGGCTTTTTTGGTGTTAAAGGTATGGAAATACCCATGATGTCTCAGCTTATTTTTTTTGGAGACTATCTGGATAATAAGTTTAATTTTAAACTTATTCATTACAATAAAATAAAGCAAGTGGAGCAGTTTATTCAAGAACAAGCCAATAAGCTCTTTGCACCAGAGATTGTAGAGGCTTTTATGCAGGTAAGCCAGCAGTCTAGCTTTTGGCTGGATTTAAGTGATAATTTTATAGAATATGCCATCAAATACACACTTCCTGAGATTAAGAGAGAGGTTACCTGGTGTGAGTTGCAGCAAATCACAGAAATATTCTCAAGGATTATTGATAATAAGTCTGAATTTACTTTAAGACATTCTCATGACCTAGCCAACAAAGTTGAAAAGATGGCTCGTTACTACAAAAAAGATGAAATCGAAGTATTACAATTAAAAATAGCCGCCAATTTACATGATCTTGGAAAGCTGGCCATTAGTAATGAGATTCTAGATAAGCCCGATAGACTAAAAGAAGATGAACTGTATCTTATTCGTCAACATACCTATTTTAGCCGAATATGTTTATCACAAATCGAAGGATTTGAAGAGCTGACAGAATGGGCGTGTAACCACCATGAAAAGTTAGACGGTTCAGGCTATCCATTTGGCTTAAAAAAAGATGCATTAGATTTTAATTCACGCCTAATCATGTGCTTAGATATTTATCAAGCACTCATGGAAGAAAGGCCTTATCGTGAAGGCTTGTCCCATGAAAAAGGTATGTCTATCTTAAGGGATATGGTAGATGCTCAGTTGATTGATGGGGGTATCGTGGAAGACGTTCACGATGTATTTAAAAGCAGTTAA
- a CDS encoding putative manganese-dependent inorganic diphosphatase — MNTIYIFGHQNPDTDSICAALSYAHLKKQIGKDEYIPVRLGPVNKETTYALDFFGVAPPRLLKDLKPQVSDLNLPRSVVAYQTDTIKEVLEKIINKIGRSIPVVDRNKRLIGIVSISDIVPPFLELTSRTLLKDAKTPYKNIIRELEAKVITGDCHQRIIKGNVYLISDLKQGHILNEEDILIADYQDDFMEQYATNGCCIIFANSQDKHDLLVDYPGSVMITKYSLYEIVRLISYTVPITSMVRKDSLEYFTTYETIDDVMENMLTSGHRRFPVVDELGYIKGMISRSNLVDINRKKAILVDHNEKNQSIKGIEEAEIIEVIDHHRVANVQTIAPLYFRLEPLGCTCTIIAKMYEENKIPISKPMAGIMLSAIISDTLLFKSPTCTHEDKRIGDMLAKIAEVDIQKYGMKLITAGSSLDKKTPDKIILGDMKKFMFGKYKVMISQINTGDFAGFYKMFHDICKRMEEMCQLEQIDLAVLMITDIVVGGTELLAVGKGRWMAENAFKMGKEDTSIFLPDVFSRKKQIVPALMNAAKL; from the coding sequence ATGAATACAATTTATATATTTGGGCATCAGAATCCAGACACTGACTCCATTTGTGCAGCTTTATCTTATGCACACTTGAAAAAGCAAATAGGAAAAGATGAGTATATACCTGTTCGATTAGGACCGGTCAATAAAGAAACAACCTATGCTCTGGACTTCTTTGGCGTGGCGCCGCCTAGATTGCTGAAAGATTTAAAACCGCAAGTATCTGATTTAAACTTGCCACGTAGTGTTGTGGCCTATCAAACAGACACGATAAAAGAAGTTCTTGAGAAAATCATTAATAAGATTGGGCGTTCTATTCCCGTAGTGGATAGAAATAAACGCTTAATCGGTATTGTCTCTATTTCCGATATTGTCCCACCCTTCTTAGAATTGACCAGTAGAACGTTACTTAAGGATGCAAAAACACCGTATAAAAATATTATTCGTGAGTTAGAAGCAAAGGTTATCACTGGAGATTGCCACCAGCGAATTATCAAAGGAAACGTGTACCTCATTTCAGATCTAAAGCAAGGTCATATATTAAATGAAGAAGATATTCTCATTGCTGATTATCAGGATGATTTCATGGAGCAATATGCTACCAATGGGTGTTGCATTATCTTTGCCAATAGTCAGGATAAACATGACCTCTTGGTGGATTATCCCGGTTCGGTAATGATAACCAAGTACAGTCTCTATGAAATTGTACGATTAATCAGTTATACTGTCCCCATTACCAGTATGGTGAGAAAGGATTCCTTGGAGTATTTTACAACCTATGAAACCATCGATGATGTGATGGAAAACATGTTAACATCTGGGCATCGACGATTTCCAGTGGTGGACGAATTAGGTTATATTAAAGGCATGATATCACGAAGTAACTTGGTGGATATTAATCGGAAAAAAGCAATCTTAGTAGACCACAATGAAAAAAATCAATCCATAAAAGGTATTGAAGAAGCAGAGATTATTGAAGTCATTGACCATCATCGGGTTGCAAATGTGCAAACCATAGCTCCACTGTATTTTAGATTAGAACCACTTGGATGTACCTGTACCATTATCGCTAAGATGTACGAAGAAAATAAGATACCCATTAGTAAGCCCATGGCAGGTATTATGTTAAGTGCTATTATTTCAGATACACTACTTTTTAAGTCCCCTACATGTACCCATGAGGATAAACGGATTGGCGATATGCTGGCCAAAATAGCAGAAGTAGATATTCAGAAGTATGGTATGAAACTCATAACAGCTGGCTCATCTCTTGACAAAAAAACGCCGGATAAGATTATTTTAGGTGATATGAAGAAATTTATGTTTGGTAAGTATAAAGTCATGATATCACAGATTAACACAGGTGACTTCGCTGGGTTTTATAAAATGTTTCACGATATCTGTAAGCGTATGGAGGAAATGTGTCAGCTGGAGCAGATTGACCTTGCTGTATTGATGATAACGGATATTGTTGTAGGTGGTACGGAATTATTAGCTGTAGGGAAAGGAAGATGGATGGCAGAGAATGCTTTTAAAATGGGCAAAGAGGATACAAGCATATTCTTACCAGATGTTTTTTCTAGAAAGAAGCAAATCGTACCAGCATTGATGAATGCAGCTAAACTATAG